From one Papio anubis isolate 15944 chromosome 12, Panubis1.0, whole genome shotgun sequence genomic stretch:
- the TMEM216 gene encoding transmembrane protein 216 isoform X2 translates to MAPRGKRLSSTPLEILFFLNAWYNATYFLLELFIFLYKGVLLPYPTANLVLDVVMLLLYLGIEVIRLFFGTKGNLCQRKMPLSISVALTFPSAMMASYYLLLQTYVLRLEAIMNGILLFFCGSELLLEVLTLAAFSSMNRI, encoded by the exons ATGGCGCCGCGAG GTAAACGGTTGTCCTCCACCCCGCTGGAAATCCTGTTCTTTCTGAACGCGTGGTATAATGCTACCTATTTCTTGCTGGAACTTTTCATATTTCTGTATAAAG GTGTTCTGCTACCATATCCAACAGCTAACCTAGTACTGGATGTGGTGATGCTCCTCCTTTATCTTGGAATTGAAGTAATTCGCCTGTTTTTTG GTACAAAGGGAAACCTTTGCCAACGAAAGATGCCACTCAGTATTAGCGTGGCCTTGACCTTCCCATCTGCCATGATGGCCTCCTATTACCTGCTGCTGCAGACCTATGTACTCCGCCTGGAAGCCATCATGAACGGCATCTTGCTCTTCTTCTGTGGCTCAGAGCTTTTACTTGAGGTGCTCACCTTGGCTGCTTTCTCCAG TATGAACAGAATTTGA
- the TMEM216 gene encoding transmembrane protein 216 isoform X1 — protein sequence MAPRGKRLSSTPLEILFFLNAWYNATYFLLELFIFLYKGVLLPYPTANLVLDVVMLLLYLGIEVIRLFFGKADHLEMTPWVLSDTGTKGNLCQRKMPLSISVALTFPSAMMASYYLLLQTYVLRLEAIMNGILLFFCGSELLLEVLTLAAFSSMNRI from the exons ATGGCGCCGCGAG GTAAACGGTTGTCCTCCACCCCGCTGGAAATCCTGTTCTTTCTGAACGCGTGGTATAATGCTACCTATTTCTTGCTGGAACTTTTCATATTTCTGTATAAAG GTGTTCTGCTACCATATCCAACAGCTAACCTAGTACTGGATGTGGTGATGCTCCTCCTTTATCTTGGAATTGAAGTAATTCGCCTGTTTTTTG GAAAAGCAGACCATTTGGAGATGACTCCATGGGTTCTGTCTGACACAGGTACAAAGGGAAACCTTTGCCAACGAAAGATGCCACTCAGTATTAGCGTGGCCTTGACCTTCCCATCTGCCATGATGGCCTCCTATTACCTGCTGCTGCAGACCTATGTACTCCGCCTGGAAGCCATCATGAACGGCATCTTGCTCTTCTTCTGTGGCTCAGAGCTTTTACTTGAGGTGCTCACCTTGGCTGCTTTCTCCAG TATGAACAGAATTTGA
- the TMEM216 gene encoding transmembrane protein 216 isoform X3 has product MLLLYLGIEVIRLFFGTKGNLCQRKMPLSISVALTFPSAMMASYYLLLQTYVLRLEAIMNGILLFFCGSELLLEVLTLAAFSSMNRI; this is encoded by the exons ATGCTCCTCCTTTATCTTGGAATTGAAGTAATTCGCCTGTTTTTTG GTACAAAGGGAAACCTTTGCCAACGAAAGATGCCACTCAGTATTAGCGTGGCCTTGACCTTCCCATCTGCCATGATGGCCTCCTATTACCTGCTGCTGCAGACCTATGTACTCCGCCTGGAAGCCATCATGAACGGCATCTTGCTCTTCTTCTGTGGCTCAGAGCTTTTACTTGAGGTGCTCACCTTGGCTGCTTTCTCCAG TATGAACAGAATTTGA